A portion of the Chaetodon trifascialis isolate fChaTrf1 chromosome 7, fChaTrf1.hap1, whole genome shotgun sequence genome contains these proteins:
- the LOC139334151 gene encoding uncharacterized protein produces the protein MAYSTSTLAQGCFGKVYKQKYNDTWAAVKKVPQNLISRKDLERECDVYNKADHPNIVKLLGNITLKDGKWIIPLEFIFGEDLETTIFKASKSKIQLTPANRATIIIGMCEGLLHLHSKDIVHQDLKPENIMVEHNTNRAVIIDLGLAKFFRHGLNSAVDMGNEAYSAPEVLQRGSQRDQRSDVWAMGKIIAELCARIRLYTPSVCPAKIKETLKDLPYCHAVCRMVETDPSLRASMAGVIGDLRRAGGAGIVTNTPVQREHLKPPPPHINVRNHSPSPAKRGAMNREASPMNRAPSPFNRDASPMNRAPSPFNRDASPMNRAPSPFNRDPSPLNRAPSPFNRDPSPLNRSPSPLNWERSPKPDFKALHPQAALHLSPSPQRTEDKNKNQALVPKGGADLQQDFMKMRLYQEAAKDLPCNLPTTGRVVVRRFEEKNGEVETWEQKEVVTRDGKIVKYDDVKFNSK, from the exons ATGGCGTATTCCACCAGCACTCTCGCACAGGGCTGCTTTGGGAAGGTGTACAAGCAGAAGTACAATGATACCTGGGCTGCAGTAAAGAAGGTCCCCCAAAACCTCATCAGTAGGAAGGACCTGGAGAGAGAGTGTGACGTGTACAA CAAAGCTGATCATCCCAACATAGTGAAGCTTCTGGGCAACATAACTCTCAAAGACGGAAAATGGATTATTCCTCTAGAGTTTATCTTTGGAGAGGACTTAGAGACCACCATCTTCAAAGCATCAaagtctaaaatacag ttgACCCCGGCTAATAGAGCCACGATCATCATCGGTATGTGTGAAGGGCTTCTTCACCTACACTCCAAAGATATTGTCCATCAAGACCTCAAACCTGAAAACATCATG gtggagcacaacacaaacagagcagtcaTCATCGACCTGGGACTGGCCAAGTTCTTCCGACATGGTCTCAACTCTGCCGTGGACATGGGGAACGAGGCCTACTCAGCCCCTGAGGTGCTGCAGAGGGGCAGCCAGCGGGACCAGCGCTCAGACGTGTGGGCCATGGGGAAGATCATCGCTGAGCTCTGTGCCCGGATTCGCCTGTACACACCCAGCGTCTGTCCCGCCAAGATCAAGGAGACCCTGAAGGATCTGCCGTACTGCCACGCTGTGTGCAGGATGGTGGAGACCGACCCTTCTCTGAGGGCCTCCATGGCTGGGGTCATCGGTGATTTACGAAGGGCCGGAGGTGCAGGCATTGTCACCAATACACCCGTTCAAAGAGAGCACCTTAAGCCTCCGCCACCTCACATTAATGTCAGAAACCATTCTCCGTCACCAGCGAAGAGAGGTGCAATGAACAGGGAAGCATCTCCAATGAACAGGGCTCCGTCCCCGTTCAACAGGGATGCATCTCCAATGAACAGGGCCCCGTCCCCGTTCAACAGGGATGCATCTCCAATGAACAGGGCTCCATCCCCGTTCAACAGGGATCCATCTCCATTGAACAGGGCTCCATCCCCATTCAACAGAGATCCATCACCACTCAACAGGTCTCCATCGCCACTGAACTGGGAGCGTTCTCCCAAACCAGACTTTAAAGCTTTGCATCCTCAAGCTGCGCTGcacctctctccttcccctcagaggacagaggacaagaaCAAAAACCAGGCTCTGGTCCCGAAAGGCGGAGCCGACCTCCAGCAAGACTTCATGAAAATGAGGTTGTACCAAGAGGCTGCCAAGGATCTGCCCTGTAACCTGCCCACGACAGGGAGGGTGGTGGTGCGGCGCTTTGAGGAGAAAAACGGTGAGGTTGAAACATGGGAGCAGAAGGAGGTGGTGACTCGTGATGGGAAGATAGTCAAGTATGACGATGTCAAGTTTAATAGCAAGTAA
- the LOC139334297 gene encoding beta-1,4-galactosyltransferase 3 has translation MVSIQSKWRYLFMFLGIQLVVMALLSREGYQKRVSYFIRIFRKPDTTGLSGRNHTAAGIPGGDVYANLSHLSKGHSHGDDMPYCPKTSPLIGGPLHVSFPSGLTLAEVQRKNPLVVRGGRYRPPDCEARHRTAIIIPHRHREHHLKFLLYYLHPFLQRQQLQYGIYVIHQAGNYTFNRAKLMNVGFREAMKEEDWDCLFFHDVDLIPEDDRNTYVCDSNPKHAAIAMDKFGYKLPYKMYFGGVSALTPLHYLKMNGFPNNYWGWGGEDDDIGIRVTLAGMYITRPSLKVGRYKMIKHKLDKGNDVNPKRFNMLAKTRQTWKLDGMNTAEYETISREYLPLYTNITVNIGTEAGLHPPPTPPPPAKAASKTAAKAPAEDPAKTPAKPKEGPSEN, from the exons ATGGTCAGCATCCAGTCCAAATGGCGCTACCTTTTCATGTTTCTGGGCATCCAGCTGGTGGTTATGGCACTGCTGTCCCGAGAGGGATATCAGAAGAGGGTCTCTTACTTCATCCGCATCTTCCGCAAGCCTGACACCACTGGTTTATCAGGCCGcaaccacacagcagctggcaTTCCCGGAGGGGACGTATATGCCAACCTCTCCCACCTATCCAAAGGTCATAGCCATGGAGATGACATGCCCTACTGCCCTAAGACGTCCCCTTTAATAG GTGGGCCGCTGCACGTCAGCTTTCCGTCGGGGCTCACTCTAGCGGAGGTTCAGAGGAAAAACCCGCTGGTGGTACGCGGGGGGCGCTACAGGCCGCCTGACTGCGAGGCGAGGCACCGGACGGCCATCATCATcccccacagacacagagaacacCACCTTAAGTTCCTGCTATACTACCTACATCCTTTTCTGCAGCGCCAGCAGCTCCAGTATGGAATTTACGTCATTCACCAG GCTGGAAACTACACTTTTAACAGGGCCAAGCTGATGAATGTGGGTTTCCGGGAGGCCATGAAGGAGGAAGACTGGGACTGTCTCTTCTTCCACGATGTGGACCTCATTCCAGAGGACGATCGCAACACATACGTCTGCGACTCCAACCCCAAGCACGCAGCCATCGCCATGGACAAGTTTGGCTACAA GCTTCCATACAAGATGTACTTTGGAGGAGTGTCAGCTCTGACGCCACTGCACTACCTCAAAATGAACGGCTTTCCCAACAACTACTGGGGCTGGGGTGGAGAGGACGATGACATTGGAATCAG AGTGACTCTGGCCGGGATGTATATCACTCGTCCGTCACTGAAGGTCGGCCGTTACAAGATGATTAAACACAAACTGGACAAAGGCAATGACGTGAACCCAAAGAG GTTCAACATGCTGGCCAAGACACGTCAGACCTGGAAGCTGGATGGGATGAACACAGCTGAATATGAGACAATCTCTCGGGAATACCTGCCCCTCTACACCAACATCACTGTCAACATCGGCACCGAGGCTGGTCTCCATCCACCCCCAACACCACCCCCTCCTGCCAAAGCTGCAAGCAAAACTGCAGCCAAAGCACCTGCCGAAGACCCAGCCAAGACCCCTGCCAAACCCAAAGAGGGCCCCTCAGAGAACTAG